A DNA window from Malus domestica chromosome 12, GDT2T_hap1 contains the following coding sequences:
- the LOC103413675 gene encoding ras-related protein RABC2a-like → MGSSGQSSSNYDLSFKILLIGDSAVGKSSLLVSFISNSVDDLAPTIGVDFKIKLLTVAGKKIKMTIWDTAGQERFRTLTSSYYRNAQGIILVYDVIRRDTFTNLSDVWAKEVQLYSTNHDRVKMLVGNKVDRESERAVSREEGISLAKDLGCLFLECSAKTRENVEHCFEELALKIMDVPSLLEEGSTVAKRNILKQKRENQAPPSGSCCS, encoded by the exons ATGGGTTCTTCAGGGCAGAGCAGCAGCAACTACGATCTGTCGTTCAAGATCTTGCTGATCGGAGACTCCGCCGTCGGCAAAAGTAGTCTGCTTGTTAGCTTCATCTCCAACTCTGTTGACGATCTTGCCCCCACCATTG GTGTAGATTTTAAAATCAAGCTTCTCACTGTAGCTGGGAAGAAAATCAAGATGACAATTTGGGACACAG CTGGACAGGAGAGGTTCAGAACGTTAACGAGCTCTTACTACAGAAATGCCCAAGGAATCATCCTCG TGTATGATGTGATCCGGAGAGACACCTTTACCAACTTATCGGATGTCTGGGCTAAAGAGGTGCAACTGTATTCGACGAACCATGACCGTGTCAAGATGCTTGTTGGGAATAAAGTTGATAGA GAATCGGAAAGGGCTGTAAGTAGAGAAGAGGGGATCTCACTTGCAAAAGATCTTGGATGTTTGTTTCTTGAATGTAGCGCTAAAACTCGAGAAAATGTGGAGCACTGCTTCGAAGAGCTAGCATTGAAG ATAATGGACGTTCCTAGTCTCTTGGAAGAAGGTTCAACAGTGGCAAAGAGAAATATTTTGAAGCAGAAACGGGAAAATCAAGCACCACCTAGCGGTAGTTGTTGCTCGTAA
- the LOC108170882 gene encoding putative pentatricopeptide repeat-containing protein At3g01580, giving the protein MDVPVNLSLQTPPPTPKQLQIQNPKPEDWNLIIKHHARLKNDSAILSTYTQMESLGVAPDSASLPLVLKACARLGAVERGKGIHSSIRNTGLMKDVRIGTALVDFYFKGGFVDDAVDVFDEMRERDLVLWNALIHGYVGCCCYREAVLLFLQMQNEGLRPNSRSVVALLLACREVSQLRSGKEIHGFGFRNGLLDLDAHVGTALIGFYLRFDIKMSRLMFDSMVVRNIVSWNAIITGYVDVGEHLMALKLFLQMLVDGVKFDSTTLLVVIQACAGIGSIELGRQIHQMVIKNSYSGDLFTVNAMLNMYTECGCFELSRELFEAVPNRDVALWNSMISAYVEYGFYEEALSLFSRMRIEGIKEDERTIVVMLSVCENLVDGLRKGKSLHALARKSGMKMDVSLGNRLLNMYAELNCVEFVQKVFAEMKHSDVISWNTLIRAMACNGLQDKAWKMFAVMRDSETKPNSHTIISILATCEDGTCLNTVRALHGFVIKHGIEVDLPLNTALTDIYMNCGEEATARTLFEGCSSRDVIAWNSLITSYIKNNEIDKAQLLFSRMVVEVKPNSVTIINILSSCTQLASLPLGQCLHAYATRKQLSFGFDLPLANAFISMYARSGSMQNAENIFRILPTRDIISWNALITGYSMHGQGYDAIRAFSRVIQDGIRPNGATFVAVLSACRHSGLTEIGLQLFHTMVHDFKISPELVHYGCVVDLLGRAGRLDEAKEFIESMPIEPDASVWRALLNACRIHSATELVGTIFEKLVELEPMNAGNYVLVSNIYAAAGLWLEVRQTRTMLREKGLKQPPGISWIVVKSQVHCFVASDTSHLQSDEIYSSLNSLSVLIKESGYIPDLHWVFRDEEG; this is encoded by the coding sequence ATGGATGTACCTGTCAACCTAAGCCTGCAAACACCACCTCCCACACCCAAACAGctccaaatccaaaacccaaaaccagaAGACTGGAACTTGATCATAAAGCACCACGCCAGGCTAAAAAATGACAGTGCGATCCTCTCAACATATACCCAGATGGAATCTCTTGGAGTGGCACCGGATAGCGCCTCTCTGCCTCTGGTTCTCAAGGCATGTGCGAGGCTGGGCGCCGTTGAGAGAGGCAAGGGAATACATTCGAGCATTCGGAACACGGGTTTGATGAAAGATGTTAGAATTGGGACTGCCCTTGTCGATTTTTACTTCAAAGGCGGCTTTGTTGATGATGCAGTTGACGTGTTTGATgaaatgagggagagagatttgGTTTTGTGGAATGCTTTGATACATGGGTATGTGGGGTGTTGTTGTTACCGGGAGgctgtgttgttgtttttgcaGATGCAGAATGAGGGATTGAGACCAAATTCACGTAGTGTGGTTGCATTGCTTTTGGCGTGTAGGGAGGTTTCGCAGTTGAGATCAGGAAAGGAGATACATGGATTTGGTTTCAGGAATGGACTCCTTGATTTGGATGCTCATGTGGGTACTGCATTGATTGGGTTTTATCTGAGATTTGACATCAAAATGTCGCGCCTAATGTTTGATTCGATGGTTGTGAGGAACATTGTTAGTTGGAATGCAATAATTACCGGTTATGTTGATGTTGGGGAGCACCTGATGGCCTTGAAGCTTTTTTTGCagatgcttgtggatggtgttAAGTTCGACTCTACTACACTGCTGGTTGTCATTCAAGCCTGTGCAGGAATTGGATCTATTGAACTGGGCAGACAAATTCATCAAATGGTTATCAAGAATAGTTACAGTGGTGATCTGTTCACAGTAAATGCGATGCTCAATATGTATACCGAGTGTGGATGTTTTGAGTTGTCGCGTGAATTGTTTGAAGCTGTCCCCAACCGCGATGTTGCTTTGTGGAACTCCATGATATCTGCATATGTTGAATATGGCTTTTATGAGGAAGCTTTGAGCTTGTTTTCTAGAATGCGAATAGAAGGAATCAAGGAAGACGAAAGAACTATTGTTGTAATGTTGTCGGTGTGTGAAAATTTAGTTGATGGCCTGAGGAAGGGTAAAAGTTTGCATGCTCTAGCGAGGAAGAGTGGGATGAAAATGGATGTTTCTCTGGGGAATAGATTGTTGAATATGTATGCTGAGTTGAACTGCGTTGAATTTGTTCAGAAGGTTTTTGCTGAGATGAAACATTCAGACGTTATCTCATGGAATACTCTGATCCGGGCAATGGCCTGCAATGGATTACAAGACAAAGCATGGAAAATGTTTGCGGTGATGCGAGATTCTGAAACTAAGCCTAACTCGCACACAATAATTTCTATCCTTGCTACTTGTGAAGATGGAACTTGTTTAAATACAGTGCGAGCACTTCACGGTTTTGTGATAAAACATGGGATTGAAGTTGACCTCCCTTTAAACACTGCACTAAcagatatatatatgaattgcgGTGAAGAAGCAACAGCTAGAACTTTATTTGAGGGATGTTCCAGCAGAGACGTGATCGCATGGAATTCTTTGATTACCAGTTACATCAAGAACAACGAAATTGACAAAGCTCAGTTACTATTTAGCCGTATGGTTGTAGAAGTGAAACCCAACTCGGTGACGATCATAAATATTCTATCATCATGTACCCAACTTGCCTCTCTGCCTCTAGGTCAATGCTTGCATGCTTATGCAACTAGAAAGCAACTctcttttggttttgatttaCCTCTTGCAAATGCTTTTATATCAATGTATGCAAGAAGTGGGAGTATGCAAAATGCTGAAAATATCTTTAGAATTTTACCGACGAGGGATATTATTTCATGGAATGCCTTGATTACTGGGTACAGCATGCACGGTCAAGGATATGATGCTATTCGTGCGTTTTCACGAGTGATACAAGATGGTATCCGTCCAAACGGGGCAACTTTTGTAGCTGTTCTATCTGCTTGCAGGCATTCTGGTTTGACAGAGATAGGATTGCAGCTTTTTCACACTATGGTACACGATTTTAAGATATCACCTGAGCTTGTTCACTATGGTTGTGTTGTTGACCTTCTTGGTCGCGCAGGCCGATTAGATGAAGCTAAAGAGTTCATCGAATCAATGCCTATTGAACCGGATGCATCAGTGTGGAGAGCCTTGCTCAATGCTTGTCGGATTCATTCTGCCACTGAGTTAGTTGgaaccatctttgaaaaacttGTCGAATTAGAACCCATGAATGCAGGGAATTATGTTTTGGTATCTAATATATACGCTGCAGCAGGGCTGTGGTTAGAGGTCAGGCAGACAAGAACAATGCTCAGGGAAAAGGGTTTAAAACAGCCTCCGGGAATAAGTTGGATTGTTGTAAAAAGTCAGGTTCACTGTTTTGTTGCCTCAGACACATCACACCTTCAATCAGACGAAATTTATTCAAGCTTAAATTCACTTTCAGTCTTGATCAAAGAAAGTGGATATATTCCTGATCTTCACTGGGTTTTCCGAGATGAAGAGGGTTAG
- the LOC103413689 gene encoding ankyrin repeat domain-containing protein EMB506, chloroplastic — protein MAVPGRRNGLMEEEDNEDENALFEEEGLEELDAHAPPHLRAIADASQQGDLDALRLALDNLVGSIDDAVEDGDTALHLACLYGNLSCVQLLLERGANLEAKDEDGAIPLHDACAGGYTEVVQLLINSANDSERVKRMLETVDAEGDTPLHHAARGEHADIVRLLLASGASPTKANLYGKIPSDLPEADTEARRILEAASAATTCQ, from the exons ATGGCGGTTCCCGGGCGGAGGAATGGTCTGATGGAGGAAGAGGACAACGAGGACGAAAACGCTCTGTTCGAGGAAGAGGGTTTGGAGGAGCTTGACGCTCACGCGCCTCCCCACCTTCGCGCCATCGCAGACGCCTCTCAGCAGGGCGACCTCGACGCCCTTCGCCTCGCTCTTG ATAACTTAGTAGGCAGCATTGATGATGCAGTGGAAGATGGAGACACAGCTCTCCATCTGGCCTGTCTCTATGGTAATCTTTCTTGTGTCCAG TTACTTTTGGAGAGAGGTGCAAATTTGGAGGCTAAGGATGAAGACGGGGCAATTCCTTTGCATGATGCTTGTGCCGGTG GATACACCGAAGTGGTTCAACTTTTAATTAACAGTGCCAACGATTCTGAGCGTGTAAAGAGAATGCTAGAAACAGTTGATGCCGAAGGTGACACT CCTCTCCATCACGCAGCAAGAGGCGAGCATGCTGATATCGTAAGATTGTTGCTGGCTTCCGGAGCTTCACCTACCAAGGCAAACCTATACGGAAAG ATCCCAAGTGACTTACCGGAAGCCGACACAGAAGCTAGGAGAATTTTGGAGGCTGCTTCTGCTGCTACGACGTGCCAGTAG